The nucleotide window CAGTTCGATATCGCCAATGGCCTCGATACCACGGCGGATTGCGTCGGCCACGGCGGGTTCGGCCAGCGATACGCCGGGGCTCACGATCAGACTCTCGGCGCCGGCAAACGTGGTGTCGGTGAACGGGCCAAGCTTGACCGGTACATCGGGCAGGCTGGCGCGCAGTTCGGCGAGTCCTGGTGGTTCGGCACGGCTGTCGGCCACGGTGACGACAGCGCCCTGGCGCGCGAGCCAGCGCGCAGCCGAGAGGCCAGTGGCGCCCAGTCCAACCACAGTGAGGTGTTTGCCTTGCCAGTTCATCGATGCGTTCTCCGCTATCAGCGCAGCTTCAGCGTGGCGAGACCCGCCAGCACCAGCAGCATGGTGATGATCCAGAAACGCACGACCACCTGCGTTTCCTTCCAGCCCTTGAGTTCATAGTGGTGATGCAGCGGCGCCATGCGGAACACACGCTTGCCGGTGAGCTTGAAGCTCGCCACCTGGATCATCACGCTCAGCGCTTCCATGACGAACACGCCGCCCATGATGAACAGCACGATTTCCTGGCGCACGATCACGGCCACGGTGCCGAGGCCGGCGCCGAGTGCCAGCGCGCCCACATCGCCCATGAACACCTCGGCGGGATAGGCGTTGAACCACAGAAAGCCCAAGCCCGCACCGGCCATCGCCGCGAGGAACACGGCCAGCTCACCGGCGCCGGGGATATGCGGCAGCAAGAGGTAAGCCGCGAACTTGGCGTTACCGGCTACATAGGCAAAGATCGCCAGCGCCGAGGCCACCATCACGGTGGGCATGATGGCGAGACCATCGAGGCCATCGGTCAGGTTCACCGCATTGCTGGTGCCCACGATCACGCAGTAGGTCAGCACCACGAAGCCGACCGCGCCAAACGGGTAGGCGATCTGCTTGAAGAACGGGACGATGAACTCGGTGTTGGCCGGCAAGGTCGCGGTGTTGGCCAGGAAGCCGCCCGCGGCGAGCGCAATCACGCTCTGCCAGACCAGCTTCTGACGTGCCGAGAGGCCTTTGGGATTCTTCAGCGCGACCTTTTTGTAGTCGTCGATGAAGCCGATGATGCCGTTGCCGAGCGTGACGGCCAGCACCACCCATACATACTTGTTGCTGAGATCCGACCACAAGAGCGTGGTCAGCCCGATCGACAACAAGATCAGCGTGCCGCCCATGGTCGGCGTGCCGGCCTTGACCAGATGGGTTTGCGGGCCGTCATCGCGCACGGCCTGACCCACCTTGAGTTCGGTGAGCTTGCGGATGACCCAAGGGCCAAGCACAAAGCTGATGACCAGTGCGGTCATCGTCGCCAGCACGGCGCGCAGGGTCAGGTAGTTGAAGACGTTGAACGCCC belongs to Chitinimonas sp. BJYL2 and includes:
- the mraY gene encoding phospho-N-acetylmuramoyl-pentapeptide-transferase; this encodes MLLWLANLLGENVRAFNVFNYLTLRAVLATMTALVISFVLGPWVIRKLTELKVGQAVRDDGPQTHLVKAGTPTMGGTLILLSIGLTTLLWSDLSNKYVWVVLAVTLGNGIIGFIDDYKKVALKNPKGLSARQKLVWQSVIALAAGGFLANTATLPANTEFIVPFFKQIAYPFGAVGFVVLTYCVIVGTSNAVNLTDGLDGLAIMPTVMVASALAIFAYVAGNAKFAAYLLLPHIPGAGELAVFLAAMAGAGLGFLWFNAYPAEVFMGDVGALALGAGLGTVAVIVRQEIVLFIMGGVFVMEALSVMIQVASFKLTGKRVFRMAPLHHHYELKGWKETQVVVRFWIITMLLVLAGLATLKLR